TCAGGAGGTCGGCGCAGTACCGGTCAGGCCGGAAAAACTCTTCAACGCCTGCATAGCCCATTTGAGGAACTCTTTATAACAACAAGGGTTGGCGGCTCAAGTTCCACTCAGGAAATGTGGATGTGGTTATCGACCACTGATGGCCACGGTGGCGCGTACGAGGAGTCCTGCGCCAGCGATCGCATCTTCTGCAGTGAATAAAAAGGCACCTCGAACAGCGCAGCGTTGCTGAGCGCAGGCGGGATATCGGCACCCGGATCGAGATGCATCACGAACGTCACGTGCACCCTGCTCTCGTTGACGGGCAGTAGTATCCAGGCGCCCCAGGCCTCACGCACCCGATACATATCCGGCTTCACCGGCACAAAATCGTGAGCGCTGTTCATCGTCAACGCAAGCGCCCCCTCCTCGGAAGCATGCAACTCGGTACGCACAATCATCTCGCGCTTGGGAATCGGCCAGGGCGTGTTGAGCACCTGGCGGACGACGTAATCGAGATCGTCGTTCTGATGCAACACCTGCATTTCGGAAAGCTGATGCACCCAGCGCCCGTAGCTGTCAAAATCATGAAACAGACTGATCAGCTTCCTGAGTGACACATCGAACTCGGTCTCACCCTTGAAGCCCAGCACCTCGGAGCCACGGATCTTCGATGAATAGACCTTGATAGCCTTGTGATCGACACGAAATTCCCAGTTGCCCTGCAGGGCGGTAGCTACATCCATTGGCTTGAACTTCTGATGATGATACGAGAGAAACCCGAGGGCTCTATTCCGAGATAAAATCGGTATAGTTTCTGATAATATCTTTTGGCGACTCGTTAAACGCTGCATCGACAGGCTCGCGGTACTTTTCGCGCTTCACAAAGTCGCGCAGGTTGTTCAACGTGTGATATGGCGTGTCGATCACGGCGATATTTGCCAGCCATGAGGGAATCTCTCCGCCCGGTTCGATATGCAGTCTGAACACCACACGGCACTGCTCGTCCGACAGCGGCAGAATATTCCACGCCCCTTCGAGCTTGCGAACCCTGACGTACCGGCTATCCTCAGGGATGAAATCCGGAAGGCATTCAATCTTGATAAAAGCCTCACCGGTTTCGGGATCTTTGTAGGCAGTCGATCGGCTGATGATTTCCCGGTCCGTCACCGGCCAGGGCGCAGTGACGTGCTGCAGAACCACACGGCCCTCATTGTCGTTGTCAAGTTCCTGAAGAATACGCATTTCGCTGGTTTTCCAGACCCAGTCAGGTGCCGACTCGATGTCGTAAAGAAGGCTGAGAACGGAGTGCTGCGGAGCGTCAATGGTCGCAACACCAACAAAGGAAAGAAAGTCGGATGAAGGCACCGGGCAGGTAAAAATCTTCAGCCAGTCGTTGTTGAACCTGAGCGTACAGGTATTGCTATTGATTTTTTCGAGGAGTGACATAGTCGATAATGATGAAGTGGTTGATTTTCAGTGAAACCATTTCACAACAATGAACCGGAAATTTTCAGCGGTTCAAGGCGCCATGAAAAGCTGGCATAAGCAAAAAGAACACCATCTCCTGAAAAATTCAGGATGAGCATTGATCTACTTGCCCGAACCGGATCGTCGGTAAAGGGAGATGGTCCAACAAGTGTTTTGGGATGCCTCACGAAGGCTTTTTTTCAATAAAATGCCTTGCAACCTTCATGAACGGATCACCTTCACGAATCAACACACGAATCTGTTCTTCCGTTCCGAACAACTGCCGTGCAATTCTGGCTTTAAGCGCTAGGGCAATATCGTTGCGATCACGATTGAATTCAACAATAGAAAACGGAATTTTCTGGGCAGCACACTCTTTTCTGATCAAAGCCTTCAAATCGGTCGGCCCGTGATACTCTTCAAAATATTTTTCAGCCGAATCACGGTATTGCTGAACATGACTCTTCGGATCATCGATCAATTTCAACGCGATATCCTGGATCACCCCTCTGGCATACAGCTCCTGATAGAGGTTACTGTATGATTTGCTGAACACCCAGTAATCGGGCATGATACCGCCAACTCGGGCAAGCACGGTCTTCAAGCTGTCGCTTGTCGCACTCCCCATCATGCCGTTGGTGCTGTACACCGAAATATCGCCACCGTCACGGTAGATAAACCCACCATACTTCTTCATGAAACTGTCCGGCAGCTCTCGGGTAAACCGCTCCTTGTAATAGTGCTCACGCCCCTGAAGCCCCTCGTCGTAACTGCGTTGAATCTGCCGTCCTGATGGAGTGAAGTAACGGGAAACCGTGAGCCTCAGGGCGGAACCGTCGGAAAAGGCAAACTGGCGCTGAACCAGCCCCTTGCCGAACGTCAGCTCTCCGATAACAACCGCTCTGTGGTTGTCTTGCAAAGCGCCGGCAAGAATTTCAGCCGCCGAAGCACTCCCCCGATCAACAAGCAAGGCGAGCGGCCCGGCTTCAAAAAGACCGCCTGATTTGGAGCTGTACTTCATCTGGTCTTCACCGCCATGACGGCTTTTGGTATAAACAATAAGCTTACCGTCAGGCAAAAGTTCGTCGGCCACAGCCACAGCCTGATCGAGAAAACCGCCCGGATTACCCCTGACGTCAATAATCAGTCGCTTCATCCCCTGTGCACGAAGCTTCTCCAGAGCGGCGCGAAACTCTTTTGAGGTAGTCGCTACAAACTGACTGATTCTGATATATCCGGTTTCAGCGTCATCGAGAAAAGCCGCATCGATGCTTGAAGTCGAAATTTTGTCCCTGGTGACTGTAAAATCAAGGGTACGGCTGGTCAGTGGGCGATAAATCGCGAGGTTGACTTTGGAGCCTCTTTCGCCTCTTAGACGCTTGAGCACCGCTGTAGGGGTAATGCCGATAACGCGCTTCGAATCAATGGCAATAATCCTGTCGCCAGGCATAATACCGACCGCATCGCTGGGACCTCCCGCAAGGGGAGTGACCACGAGTAGAGTGTCCCGGACAACGTCGAACTCAATGCCGATTCCATCGAAATTCCCTTTGAATTCAGCATTACTGTAGGCCGCCTTTTCAGGCTCGAGGTACATCGTATGAGGATCAAGTGACTGAACCATGCCCTGAATGCCCGCACTTGCAAGACTGTCGCTATTGACAGGATCGACATAACTCGAACTGATCAGCCTGTAGGCATCGACCATTTTGGACTGACTGCCCGAAAGCTCCCCCACGTTTTCACGATTCAACCTCGATCCGATGAAGATACCAAACACCAGAACGAAAATCATCACCAGTACGCTGATTATACGAGACATAAAAAAGGAGCGGATTGAAATCAGTACAATAGGGAATTTCTGGGCAAAGGGATGACCAGAAAGAATGGATTCACCTTAAATGATAATGAAATCGCAGCAGAATGCCTGCACTCTGAATGGAAAAACACAGACGCAATGACCGCCGCATCAGCGTAAAGCTCGAGCCGACCAATTACGAAAGCAGGCACAATAAGAACACGTAGAAATCACAAAAAACCACATTAGCAAGAGAGTAATAAGCAGCAGCCAATACCAGCTAAAAACCAAATAAACCCTCCACAAAACTTCCTCTTATGAGGCAATCAACAGATTAATAAACCATCAATAAGACAGCAAAAAGACTCTTAAATACTGCCATAAAACTCACTAAATCACGCACCTATTCCGAGTAAATACAAAAAATAATTAAAAATTAAAGACACCAACACTCCATTAAATCACAAACAAAAACAAAACAATAAAAAGATAAAAAAAGGCAATTAAATACATAAAATGTTTTTACTATAAATAACAATTAGTTATTAAAATAAAATAACTTATGACTTTTCATAGAAAGTTAATTTTAAATCATTAATGAAAATAAAACTTCAAATAAAAAGCAATCAATACAAGCATTTATCATAAAATTAAACACTAAAAATCCATAGAAATCACCAATAGATCAACCTCAATACTTGCATTTAATGGAAGAGACTTTACGCCTACTGCGCTTCGAACATGTCTCCCCTCTTCTCCGAAGATTTCACCAATAATTTCGGATGCTCCGTTAGCAACTTTGTGCTGATTCGTAAATCCATCAGCACTTGAAACATAGACGGTTAGCTTTACAATTTGAGAGATATTGTCCAGTGATCCGGCGACTACACGAACAGCTGCAACGGCATTAAGGGCGGCTACCCTCGCTGCATTTATAGCCTCATGCTCTCGCTCATTAGTCACGCAACCGCGCCCTCCAGGATTCAACAATTCTCCGTTAACCAGCGGCAGCTGACCAGAAGTATAGATCATTCCCCCTGCCCTGATAGCTGGCTGATACAGCCCCGCCGGCATGGGAATTTCTGGCAGAACGATGCCTGCTTTAATGAGACGTTCTTCGTTGGTAAGCATAGTCATGCTCCATTTTTGATTTAAAAAACCGCCTATCCGTCACTCATATTGAGCGGCTCCAGGCAATTATGATTACTTTTGAAAAATAGTTATCGTGCCTGAAATTGCTTTCATGGTCAGAAAACAAACCCCACTCCCCCGCCTCATGATTGTCAGCAGTGGCGAGGAGCATCGTTCGCTGCAAGGACTTGCGCTTCGCCAAGCCGAAGCTCTCGGCTGTTCAGCACCAGTGGTGTATCAGTTGCGAGAAAAAGGGCTCGATGCGGGAGAACTTGAAGCCCTCTGCCGACAGATTGTCCCTGCCATTAAGGCAACAGGATCACTTTTCACAGTCAACGAACGATTTGACATTGCCCTGACTTCGAAAGCCTCGGGCGTCCACCTTCCCGAAGCCTCATGTCCTCCAGACGCGGTAAGAAAGGCTGCGCCCTCGCTGATTGTCGGCCAGAGCGTGCATTCGGCAAAAGCGGCACGAGCTGCCACCGCGGCCGGACTTGATTATCTGCTTTTCGGGCCGGTCTTTCAGACGCCATCCAAGGAACCGTTCGGCGCCCCACAAGGGCTCGAACGACTGCGCGAGGTCTGCCGGGCAACACCCCTGCCGGTCTTCGCGGTGGGAGGCATAACGCCAGAGCGCTCTCCGTCGTGCATTGAATGCGGAGCTTGGGGAGTTGCCGCCATGAGACCCTTTTTTGATCCAGAAACCATGCCTGAAACGATCAACCTCTTCCTTTCGTATCTGCCCTCATGACTATTCCACGACGACTGCTTTGCGTCATCACCGACCAGCAATCCAACCCTGTCGAACTGGCCCGCATGGCCCTCGAAGGAGGCGCGCGCATGGTACAACTTCGAAGGAAATCGGCATCAGGCCGTGACCTTTTTGAATGGGCAGTCAGAATCCAGGCGCTCTGCCGCGAATACGAAGCGTTGTTTATCGTTAACGACCGCGTAGACATTGCTCTTGCGGCACATGCCGACGGCGTGCATCTCGGCCAGCAGGACATACCTGTTGCTTCGGCAAGAGCGCTGCTTGGCCCTGAAACGCTCATCGGCGTGTCGGTATCAACCCCCTCCGAAGCCGCAAAAGCCGCAGAAGAAGGGGCCGATTACCTCGGCGTGGGGCACATCTTCCCCACCAGCTCCAAGGAGAAACCGATGCCACCTATCGGTACGAGCGCGATCCGACCGATCATCGAGGCTTCTGGGCTGCCGGTCATCGCAATAGGCGGCATCGAACTGCAGAACGTAGCTGAGGTCATCAAGGCCGGAGCATCAGGCGTTGCGGTCATCTCGGCAGTCTCAGGTAGTGCCGACCCGGTTGCAGCGACCCGCGAACTGGTCAAACGCATCCGTCAATGAACGCGACACGCGACTACACAACAGTACTGACCATCGCCGGTTCGGACGGCAGTGGCGGTGCAGGTATCCAGGCAGACCTGAAAACCATCGCCGCGCATAGCTGCTACGGCCTGAGCGTCATCACCGCCGTGACTGCGCAAAGCACGATGGGGGTAGCTGACGTTCACCCGATTCCATCCTCATTTATCGCCAAGCAGTTCGAGACAATTGTATCGGATATCCGCATCGATGCGATCAAGATCGGCATGCTGGGCCCTGCTGGGAACGCTGAGACGATTGCAGGGCTGATTGCAGGACTCGACGGCGTGCCGATCGTGCTCGACACCGTGCTGCGCTCTTCGAGCGGTGCCGCGCTGTTTTCGGCGAACGATACGGCGGCAATGAAACGTCTATTTCCGCTGGTAAGCCTCATCACCCCGAACCTGCCCGAAGCAACCATGCTGACAGGCCGTAACGCCCCGCCATCAGGCGGCAAAGAGGAGATCGAACAGATCGCGCTGGAGTTACAAATGCAGGGAGCACCGTCGGTGCTGGTCAAAGGCGGGCACTGGGAGGGCAAGGTTTGTCACGACTGCCTGCTGCACGAAGAGAGGTTTTACTGGTTTTCGAATCCGAAAATCAACACCGTCAACACGCACGGCACCGGCTGCACGCTCTCATCAGCCATCGCAGCGGGGTTTGCAATGAAATTGGGGATGTCCGAAGCCGTAGCCAGAGGAATCGATTATACCCGCAAAGCATTGCAGGCCGGCGCAGGCTGGAGACTTGGTCACGGACACGGCCCGCTCTACCACTTTCCCGACAAGACTGAAAGTCGGGCTGACTGACCGGAAAGAGTCACGGTTATCGTCACTCAAAGCCAACCAACAAACTGCGTTCAGCTCATAACCACTCTATCCATTGCGCTACCCCCTCTTTGGTGCCATACCAGCGGGTATGCGGAGCTGGCACGTGTTCGCAGTCGGGAATGGTCACGTTTTCAGCTCCCTGCAGAAAGCAGCTTTTTGCAGGTACCACGCCATCTCCGGGGAGATTTCCCTCATCGGTGACTCCGCGGTAAAAGAGGTAACAGAGTTTTTCGGTGAAACCACTATCGAGCGCACCTTGATAGCGATCACTAACGACAGATACCACAGGGTATCTGCTGAAAAAATCGGGATCGAGATGCTTGAAAATGAAGTCGGTCTTGATTTTCGCAAAATGCTCGTGGGTATGAAAAGGAGTGCCGAGGGTCA
This portion of the Chlorobaculum parvum NCIB 8327 genome encodes:
- a CDS encoding esterase/lipase family protein, with product MAEISQNPVVIVPGVLFWDSLYEVMRDALSEWIPKEKIAIAPVSLLDWIGMPPSPERSTNSVMAALDRTVRQMAAKFPGEPVTIVAHSGGGTVAMIYLLQHSFQGDVYQVNGMVGKLVTLGTPFHTHEHFAKIKTDFIFKHLDPDFFSRYPVVSVVSDRYQGALDSGFTEKLCYLFYRGVTDEGNLPGDGVVPAKSCFLQGAENVTIPDCEHVPAPHTRWYGTKEGVAQWIEWL
- the thiD gene encoding bifunctional hydroxymethylpyrimidine kinase/phosphomethylpyrimidine kinase — translated: MNATRDYTTVLTIAGSDGSGGAGIQADLKTIAAHSCYGLSVITAVTAQSTMGVADVHPIPSSFIAKQFETIVSDIRIDAIKIGMLGPAGNAETIAGLIAGLDGVPIVLDTVLRSSSGAALFSANDTAAMKRLFPLVSLITPNLPEATMLTGRNAPPSGGKEEIEQIALELQMQGAPSVLVKGGHWEGKVCHDCLLHEERFYWFSNPKINTVNTHGTGCTLSSAIAAGFAMKLGMSEAVARGIDYTRKALQAGAGWRLGHGHGPLYHFPDKTESRAD
- a CDS encoding START domain-containing protein, producing the protein MSLLEKINSNTCTLRFNNDWLKIFTCPVPSSDFLSFVGVATIDAPQHSVLSLLYDIESAPDWVWKTSEMRILQELDNDNEGRVVLQHVTAPWPVTDREIISRSTAYKDPETGEAFIKIECLPDFIPEDSRYVRVRKLEGAWNILPLSDEQCRVVFRLHIEPGGEIPSWLANIAVIDTPYHTLNNLRDFVKREKYREPVDAAFNESPKDIIRNYTDFISE
- a CDS encoding RidA family protein encodes the protein MLTNEERLIKAGIVLPEIPMPAGLYQPAIRAGGMIYTSGQLPLVNGELLNPGGRGCVTNEREHEAINAARVAALNAVAAVRVVAGSLDNISQIVKLTVYVSSADGFTNQHKVANGASEIIGEIFGEEGRHVRSAVGVKSLPLNASIEVDLLVISMDF
- a CDS encoding thiamine phosphate synthase, producing MIVSSGEEHRSLQGLALRQAEALGCSAPVVYQLREKGLDAGELEALCRQIVPAIKATGSLFTVNERFDIALTSKASGVHLPEASCPPDAVRKAAPSLIVGQSVHSAKAARAATAAGLDYLLFGPVFQTPSKEPFGAPQGLERLREVCRATPLPVFAVGGITPERSPSCIECGAWGVAAMRPFFDPETMPETINLFLSYLPS
- a CDS encoding START domain-containing protein, translated to MDVATALQGNWEFRVDHKAIKVYSSKIRGSEVLGFKGETEFDVSLRKLISLFHDFDSYGRWVHQLSEMQVLHQNDDLDYVVRQVLNTPWPIPKREMIVRTELHASEEGALALTMNSAHDFVPVKPDMYRVREAWGAWILLPVNESRVHVTFVMHLDPGADIPPALSNAALFEVPFYSLQKMRSLAQDSSYAPPWPSVVDNHIHIS
- a CDS encoding S41 family peptidase; this encodes MSRIISVLVMIFVLVFGIFIGSRLNRENVGELSGSQSKMVDAYRLISSSYVDPVNSDSLASAGIQGMVQSLDPHTMYLEPEKAAYSNAEFKGNFDGIGIEFDVVRDTLLVVTPLAGGPSDAVGIMPGDRIIAIDSKRVIGITPTAVLKRLRGERGSKVNLAIYRPLTSRTLDFTVTRDKISTSSIDAAFLDDAETGYIRISQFVATTSKEFRAALEKLRAQGMKRLIIDVRGNPGGFLDQAVAVADELLPDGKLIVYTKSRHGGEDQMKYSSKSGGLFEAGPLALLVDRGSASAAEILAGALQDNHRAVVIGELTFGKGLVQRQFAFSDGSALRLTVSRYFTPSGRQIQRSYDEGLQGREHYYKERFTRELPDSFMKKYGGFIYRDGGDISVYSTNGMMGSATSDSLKTVLARVGGIMPDYWVFSKSYSNLYQELYARGVIQDIALKLIDDPKSHVQQYRDSAEKYFEEYHGPTDLKALIRKECAAQKIPFSIVEFNRDRNDIALALKARIARQLFGTEEQIRVLIREGDPFMKVARHFIEKKPS
- the thiE gene encoding thiamine phosphate synthase, whose product is MTIPRRLLCVITDQQSNPVELARMALEGGARMVQLRRKSASGRDLFEWAVRIQALCREYEALFIVNDRVDIALAAHADGVHLGQQDIPVASARALLGPETLIGVSVSTPSEAAKAAEEGADYLGVGHIFPTSSKEKPMPPIGTSAIRPIIEASGLPVIAIGGIELQNVAEVIKAGASGVAVISAVSGSADPVAATRELVKRIRQ